One segment of Nostoc piscinale CENA21 DNA contains the following:
- a CDS encoding glycosyltransferase family 39 protein — MQQNTIMPSWLRFFIIVLLVMAVLFRFFNLDSKVYSHDETYTSLRISGYTVAEIKQQLFNARVVSPESLAQFQGVNSQKGLSDTIMSLAKENPQRTPLYYAIARFWLEIFGNSITSIRSLSACLSLLVFPAIYWLCRELFPVPISLSGIAIALAAVSPVYLIYGTEAQEYILWFVTIIINNAALIRALRLESTSGNKSTPDQFTNWSLYTVTLILSLYTCIWSTLVAIAHGIYVITIAGFRFNTAFLAYLSASVVAFFCIYSLANYWISQIFAILTIK; from the coding sequence AGAACACAATCATGCCAAGTTGGTTGCGGTTTTTCATTATTGTTTTGCTGGTAATGGCTGTATTGTTCCGCTTTTTTAACCTAGATAGTAAAGTTTATTCCCATGATGAAACATATACATCATTGCGAATTTCTGGTTATACAGTCGCGGAAATCAAACAGCAATTATTTAATGCTCGTGTTGTTTCTCCAGAGAGTTTGGCTCAGTTCCAAGGTGTTAATTCCCAAAAAGGACTGAGTGATACAATTATGTCTTTAGCTAAAGAAAATCCACAGCGTACACCACTTTATTATGCGATCGCGCGATTTTGGCTAGAGATTTTTGGTAATTCAATTACATCGATTCGCAGTTTATCAGCTTGTCTTAGCTTGTTGGTATTTCCGGCTATTTATTGGTTATGTCGAGAATTATTTCCTGTACCTATATCACTATCTGGGATTGCGATCGCACTGGCCGCAGTTTCTCCAGTTTATCTGATATATGGCACAGAAGCCCAAGAATATATTCTGTGGTTTGTCACTATTATTATTAACAATGCCGCACTCATTCGAGCTTTACGGCTAGAGTCAACATCTGGCAATAAATCAACACCAGATCAGTTTACGAATTGGAGTCTTTATACAGTCACTTTAATATTAAGTCTCTACACCTGTATATGGAGTACATTGGTTGCGATCGCACATGGAATTTATGTGATCACAATTGCCGGATTTCGTTTTAATACAGCTTTTCTTGCTTACCTCTCAGCCTCAGTTGTCGCCTTTTTTTGCATTTATTCCTTGGCTAATTATTGGATTAGCCAAATTTTTGCAATTCTTACTATCAAATAA